GCAAGCGATCTCCTCCAAACCTCGGTCTGAAACCCTAGCGGCGTCTCCGCCGCCGTCGTCGCTGGATGCTCTCCTACCGTCGACCACTACGAGAACCCATCCTCCGATGCCCCCTCCTGCGACGCCTCCCTCTTTCCTGGGCTCGGGTTCCGAGATTGTTCCCTCCGGAAGGGTGCCGCCCTGCAGGCGGAGCCTCCGCTTGGCCTACCTGTCGGTTGCCCCCACTGGGAGCGCTACCTCTGACGTTGCAGAGAGTAGTGTTAAGAGGAGGCGACGATCTAGGGCTTCCAGCACTGCGGGCGAAGCGGAGGGCGGGGATATCGGGTGCAAGACTTGCGTGCATAGGGGAAGAAATGAAGTTTTGGAAGTCAGGTCTGTTGCAGAAGATGCGGTTGGGGGAAAGTACATGTTCCTGAGGTCGGGGGCGAAGATTTTTCGGAGAGGGTTGGACCAGACGTTGTTAGAGACCGATAAGGTTCCAGTAGAGAAGCTGGTGACCGATGTGCAGTGTGTCGAGGAAGCCTTTGAAAAGGATAAGAATGTTGATGCTGACGTGGTTGCAGAGAGGTTGGAGGAGAACACTGAAGAAGAAAGATTCGGTTCTaaagagaaaggaaagggaaTACTGAGAGTGCCAGAACCAATCGAGCTACAATTCATGAAAGTGAATCTCACCGAAAGGAAAGGGAAGGACAAATTGGTTATGGAAGAAGATTATTTTCCGGTATATGCATCTGAGTTTGGCATGGATGCCGACATGATAAATCTGAAGGATGCTGTGGAATACTCACAGAATGATGATGTATCAGTGAACAAAAGAAAGCctcagaaaggaaaaggacgaattGATTCTCGAAAAGAATCAGACAGGACAAGAGCTATGGAATTGGCTCCCAAGTTTGCCTTCTTTAAACCTAAAGAAGATGGCAgcttggaggaagaagaaggacatCAGGAAATAGAAGATTTGTCACCAGATGCTGACCATGATGATTGGCCTGGGCCATTCTCTACTGCCATGAGAATCATCAAAGAAAGATGTGAAAAGCTGAGGGCTCGTGAGTCAAATTCTTATGTGAAGAAGGATGAGACCAGCCAATTAAAAATTCCATGGATGCCTTCAAACAACTGCAAGCCCTTTGCTCAGCCACCTCCAACACTTCGAGATTTGTGCATGAAAGTTCTCTCAGATAATGCTGAAGAGATTGAATCATTTGATGGCATTCCTGATGTTCTCAAACACAAGCTTATTATAATGTTATGTCACTCTAGGAAAATGAGTCCTCGCCTTATTGGTCTTCTTGTGAGAGGTAGTCCCACTGAGATACGCTTAAGTGATTGTTCATGGGCAACAGAGAACCTGTTTCAGGAGGTCTTTTCCCAATGTAACACAAAATGCTTGAAGGTATTCTTTACTGCAGTTGGCATTATTTCAGTTATTCTAATGCTTTGAGAATGACGATTTATTTCTATAATTGGTCATATTGTTAGTTTTCCTCTTCCTTTTGCATCAGAAATGATACAGTTTTATATGGTTGTTAGCAGAATGTTCTGTGAAGGGCATGCAAGTCATATTGTGATTTTCATTTTGCGACTTTGTACATCAAATGTCAAGTTTCCCATACAGATAACTGAGTGCacttgaaaagaaagaaaagaggcaTTTGCCAGATCCATTGGTTTTGCTTCTGTTTTttgttttggtttcttttttacCCCTTTAGATTGTTAAATTACCATCTCTAatggtttttttttcctttttcatttgttGTTCTTGCATATTTGTGATCAGGTGGTACAACTAGACCTATGTGGAAGATGTTTGCCAGACTACGTGTTGCGTGGTACCTTGGCCCAGTACCCACATAGTTTGCCTTCATTAACTACAATATGTCTCAAGGGTGCTTATCGTCTTTCAGATGATGGTTTAAATGCAATCATTCATTCAGCACCTTCCTTAAGATCTGTAAACTTGTCACAATGTTCTCTTCTTACCTCATTAGGGATCATAAATGTTGCTGCTAAATTGGACACAGTCTTGACAGAATTATATGTTGATGATTGCCAAAATGTGGATGCTATGGCTATTCTCCCTGCTTTGAAGAAACTAATTCATTTAGAGGTTCTGTCAGTAGCTGGAATTCAATCTGTCTGTGACAAATTTGTTCACCAGCTTATTCCTGTATGTGGTTCACACATGAAAGAACTTATCTTTGCTAGATGCCAGTAAGTATCTTACCGTATATGTTTCTTGTGTTGTTAAAATGAAACTTCCTGAAGTTGACTGGTGGTAGTATATAGTCATCTACATGCAAAAGGCTATTCTTATCATGATATCTGTGATCTTTGCTCAAATTGTGTTATTAAACATTTCTGATTCTTGGTTTTGTTCACTTGGCACAGGAAATTGTCTAGTGCTTCCGTCAAAACTATTAGTGCATATTGTTCTAGATTATGTGCTATTGATCTTCGGAATTTGAACCGACTAAATGATTCTGCAATAGGATATCTTGCGAATGGTTGTAGATCACTTCAGAAACTTAAGCTGCGTCGCAGTGCATTCAGGTGCTTTCATTTAACACTGTGCCAAATTGTTTGATTTTAGTTATAGTCTTTTGTATATTTGCTTTGTTTCTTACTAGGTTACATTATTATTAGTTGGTATGAGTGAAGTTTGTGGTCATGCTTTGCTATAGTATTTCGTAACTTTCGTAGATTTGAAACATTATCTTTTCATATGATTGGGTTGTAGGAATTTCCAGCCAAGCTTGTGATGATTGGGACATGGTTAGTTGGTAAATTAGGGTTGGGATGAAATGCACCACTGGAGTATGGGACTGATTGGACTTGGCCAAAGATGAATTAGGACTTTGCGAACTCCCAGGACTTGCTGATGACTGGTAATAGCTAGGTGGAATTGGTCAAAACCAGAAAAATCTACTGTGTCAGCTGGAAATTGTTAACATATGATTCTCCTATTGGTTCTTTGGTTTCCCGAATGGATTGAACCAGTCAGGCTGATTCcaagtttttctttttcagtTGGGATGAGGGGTTTTGGTTTTTTCTGTCCCCTTAACTAAAATTGACTGATCCAGATTAGAGTCAACTGATCTGGCAAACCATGTTCCAAGTTTACTGCAAAAACAGTTAAATAGAATTTCAAGTTCCATGAAAAACAGTCGCTGTCAATCACACACAACCACTTAAACATTATTGCTTAATTTAATTTACTTGTTATCAAGTAATTTTAGTTATAGAATGGAAGTTGTAAGGTTTATTAAGTTCTTGTTTCCAGATTCATTGGGAAATTATTGATACTTGAATTTTAAATAGTTTACATACACATAAGCTTTCCATATCTTACAATATATGTAATTTCTTTCTCTCAGAAGCTATCAAAGATGGAAATCATAAAGAAATGTTTGCATGGTGAAGTTATTTAGATACTTCCTTTTGAATCATGATATATTAGAATTTCTTGTTTACTTATTGATTTATAGTTAGTTATGAAGAATATTGTTAACTCTCTTATGTTTTTTTCTGTCTGTGCTAGACACTGATAGTAATATTTTTATATGCTTCTTGGCACATGCTAATTGCTAGTATATACACAGGGCATAATTATGTAAAAGTTTTAAGTCAACTGCAAAAGAGGACCAAACTCATTTAGTTTATGATGGGCAAATCATCTGCATTTTCTAGGAAGTCACACTTAATTGTATTATTCATTTTGTTTATGATATATAGGTTTTATGTGGATCATGTATGCGAAGTCTTGATTATGTGTTGGATATTGGAAATATGTTTTTCTTGGCATTTCTTGAGCAATTATGAAtatgaatgattttttttaatgttttttgcAAGTATATTTTACTAAGTTTATTGTGAATGGTTGTTAGACTTCTCATAACAAATATCACAAATATATGTTTATGGAAGATTTTGTGTATGCTGTGTCTTTTTCTACTTCTCAAGATTTTTGTGTAGCTTATTTGTTTTCTTAGCTTTATGTCAGTGCTTCATGGATAGTTAAAAGATTTCATTTGGTTTAGTTATGCAACAAAAGCTTTTTTATGCTTTCAAAATTTGTGGATTTTCCTCCACCGAAGCTAAATCAGAGCTAAAGCATTTTGATAAACTGGGTTTATCACTGACAAATAGAAGTTTGTTAAGAATATGTTATTTTGATAAACTGGATTTTCCTTCAAATTTTTTATTCAATAATATTTTAAGAATACTATTTGAAGCGAATGCATTTTGATAGTGTTTGTAAATATAAACCAACTCCAATTTTCTCCCACTTCCAATATGAGATTAAACGGGGGTGTTTGATAGTACTTGTTTTGTTTAGCTCATGTTCTCTTCACTCATTATGGTTTCTGTTTACCCATGCGCAAGCTGGCATGAGGCATTACATATCATTGAGTTATGTGATTTTTCTTTTATCACATGCCAGTGATGAAGCAATTGCAGCATTTTTGGAAGCCTCTGGAGGTTCATTGATTGAGCTTTCACTGAACAATGTCGAAAAGGTAGCTGCCTGATCTTACCAATGGTTGTGTCTTGGAAGTTCTTTATTGCAATTGGTTGATATTAGCTGCACTTAAATGTTTATCTACAAAGTCAACTGAAAACTTAAACAAGTATAAATAATGGGTTATTTGGCCCTGGTACATGCATGCTTGTTTTAAGGTGGTGATGCAGCTCTGTGACATAATTGAGCAGGTTAATTTGTTATAGAACCCTGTTAAATACAATAGGCTGATGCTATCTgagtcagttttgttcttccttATATTTCTATAAAATCTGGTGTATAGGTGGTTCTAGATTTGTTCTTGCTgtcttctttttttctattttgtatCTTCTTGGTTTTTGCCTCTCAAATCAGATAGATCAATATATGGTTTCAAGTAAAAGAAGGAACATGTGGTATTTTGATAAAAACAACACATGCTGATTTTTTTGTGGAAATGGAGTCCAATCATAAAAGGAATTAAAGGTCAAATTAGTTTAAGTGTCATGCGTTACACCAAGTGTCGATAGTTTTTTATGTATAAAAATGAAGACCAAAACTCAAATATGAAACCTATCTAGTGAGTTTTTTTGTGCATACTATTCAGTAAATACATTTTATAGAATTAAGATATTTCCTCATCTTAATTTGAGTAATAAATTCGGCTTTGGTTTCCAAGTTATGAATTTCAATCCTATTTTTAGATAGTCAAACTTTATCGTGACTAAGAATTATCAATATTCAATTgaaaataaacactatcaatatCTCTAACAAATTAAAAAAACTCTTAAATATTCTTTTATGAGACTTCTTCTCAATAAATATACCAAAAGAAGTTTAATTATTTCTTTGGTAAAGTCAAGATTTCCATTTTTCTTAgtaatatttaaataaatttattaggctatCTAGAAAATTCCTTTTATCTGAAAACACTTCTATGAGCGATGTGCATAAAAAAGTTCACGGTGGATAATTAACATTGCAGTGTTGTCATAATAAAACAAAGCCAAATGTCATCAACAAATAATTGAACAGATTTGTAGAAGTTTATCATACATATAAATTATGAGAAAATAGTTCAGTTACAAAATGAAAAATCATATATGTATGCATGATTATCTTATGGTTCATAGAACAAAATTTTTTGCTAGTCATCATCAATAAGCAACCACTTCAATTGGAAGGTGGTTTGCTTGCTGAGATATGGAAGTTAAATTCTTTTTGGATTCAATCATTGCATGCTTGAGCTTTTATGATTTGCACACTCCAGTATTTTAGCTCTTTCTCTCATGATTGGATGAACAAAAGGTTTTGAGACTATTGCAGCAAAATCCTATCCTTTCTCGATTGAGGCACTATTCAGTTGCAGCGGACTTTTGCCCCCTTCTTTGACACTGTTGATTGATTGAGCCACTTGTCAGTTGGgaataattattgaaatttataacatattTTGCTGAAGGTTTTACTTCATAAGtgaattttattcttttttctcgATTCGCTAGACGTCTACATATATTTCATAGTACCAATGTATTGATTGTTACACATGTAGCTTGTTTTggtgttaagaaaaaaaaagtgaaaaaccACTTGTTTGTTCTCTTGAACAAGTAAATTAGCAAAGTTTGTATCCTGCTCTTATCCAGTGATGCCAAATAAAATGATTGTATCTATCGCCTTTATAAGCGTTGCACTTTCTGTTATGGAATCATGTGATCTCAATTCTTATGCAGGTTGCACAACAAACTGCTCTAGCCATTTCACGCCAGTGTTCCTCAACCTTGTACAGTCTGGATCTTTCATTTTGTCGAAAATTGACAGATGAAGCACTTGGTTTGATTGTGGACAGTTGTTCATCTTTAAGAATTCTTAAATTATTTGGATGCACCCAGGTACTTGTTCCTTCCATTTCATTCAAATTTCATTACACTACAGGTACAATATATCTGGTCCTATTCAACTTTGAATTATTagcttttaaaaaattttagcgTTGCACTTTTTTCTTTGAGATATTGCATGAAATTATTAACGGAGTGAATCCCGTAGCAATTGTTATGATTAAAAGTTGTTCCAAAAAGGGTCGATCTCACATAGTTCTATTAGCAAACTTTTACGATAACCCATTACTCGAAGATTAACAGACCCTAGAATTTTTTCCGGAGTAGATAATGTATATATAATCTACTGAGTTTAACTAAGGGGATAATTATTTCTATGCAGGCTACAGAAGTATTTTTTAGTGGTCACTCGAACTCCATTGTCAAACTCATTGGATGTAAGGGACAGCTATTAGACGAAATGGAGATTCCTCATTTTGTTTAGCAACAAAGATTTTGCCCCAAGGTATTAAACTCTTTGCCTGTTAAGATCGGTGTTCGTTAACACTTTGGTGGAAGCaaatgatagtttttttttttaaactatccCTATTCCCTACATCTAGTTTTTCTTCTGTTTTCGGGTGGGGAATGGAGCAATTAAAAGACAGTAATGTTTCGACAAAATCAATGTatgatgtcttgttttgtgccatTGGTTTCACTAGAGATGTTTACTAGCATGTCCGGGGACAAAAAGAAAGTTCCATCTAGTAGCTCTCGATTTAAGTTGATTTGAAATCTTTGATAAAAGAAAAGGTTTGACAATTTAGCATGTGGAGTTCAagaaataattttgtttattaaAGAAAGGGGGGAAAAGACAATGCTTTTAAAACCTTCCAGACCTTTTTTCTCTTAAAAGTGATTGCAAAACCTGTTAGCACATTGTGAGTAAAAcggaaaaaagaaaattaatctcatcttttaaaaaaataagaagtGCAATATAGAAATAAACTAAAAAGAGGATGctctttgaagaaaaaaaaaacatggggGTTTTTTTGGGGAATTTACTGAAAAAATAACAGAGCAATCAAAAGCTTGTTATGAATTTATAAGCATATACTTCTTTTTTCTTGGGAACATTGTAACAGCAAGAGTATCATTCAGAAAATAGCATTGAAATTGAATTACTACTCTCGTTATCCTACCCCACGCTCCACTTTTTTCCAATTTTAATGGATTTGCAAATGGTATCTCACcatcttgaagaaaaaaaaaaaaaaaagggcataaACCCCTTAGCATCTAATAGACCAATGAATATTTGGTGATGGAGGCTACAAATTTGCTTATAAACTTTAGATCAGCTAAAAGTACAagacaaattcataatttatcatACCAAGAACATGACCGCTATGGGTAAAGCTTAAACCAACAAAAAGTCATCCAGCTTAACTAATATCAACAAGCATTCAAAACTTGTTCACTTGGCcttccaatgaaaaaaaaaacattagcaAACTTAGCCAAAAGCATTAATTTCATACATGAATACCTTCACAGCTTGTTGTCCAAAGGCCGAGCATATATACTCTCTAAAACACAGTTCTGTAAACTGATTACACGTCTGACTACATTTTGATTCCCACTGAAACCAGAAAGCTTAAGGATTTCAAGAGACTAAAAGATGTAAACCCTCTTCATCGTTCTTTGGGCACCATCATGAAGTTGCTGCTGTTAATGAATGAACGAGCAGCAGTACAGAGCACTAACCATACATTATAAAGATCGTATTACATGGTTAACGGCAACTATTTTAcaatcctcctatattcaatctgAGCAAAAGAATCATGTCGTCCTGAAGAAACAAGAACTACGGTAGTTGACTCCAAGCCGCAGATGATGCACACGGTGTGTGTTTGATTTACTTACGAGATGACAATCCATGTTTCCAGCTGTAGGTTCTTCGGTTCGATTCTTGAGGTGAGAAGGTAAGCCCAAACATCTCCTTGAGAGCCTGCCCTTGTTCTGCAAGTCCAATCACTCTTGAGATAACAGATGCACTCTCTCTTACATGTTCTAGATCCTTGGTCTTGGACCAAAGGTGCCGAACAAGCTGCAGTCTTCTCTGTTTCGAGTCTAATGCAATTCCCCACTTGATATAGAGACTCTCTCTTTCTGCCGCAGACAAACTCTTCTGCATCTGCCTGCAAAGCATGTCTCTTTCACGCCGAAGCAGTTTCAAACTGCCGAAAAGCAAACAGACATAGTTTCAGCTATAAACTATGTTTACAAACAAATAAGAGGAAATTTGTAGGCACGGCATCAGGGTAGAACCTTTGTGAGGAAGTTGTTCTCTGATCAACTGCTGCAGCTTTGTGCATGTATCCCTGAAATAAATTGCTCCTTAAAAAGGATAGCCTCCTAAGTTCCACTTCCATGTAAATAGAGTCTGTTGGATCACCTTTGAAAAGCATGTAAAAGTAAGTCCTATGGACTAGTGAAACATTACAGTCATGCCAAAGCTCAATAATCTCTTGTTGCTTCTTCTCAAATTCCTGAGGCCATCTGGAAGGAGACTGCAGAGAATCCATTGTTGATTCCAGACCAACATCCTTGACAGTACTCTCAGCTCCAAAGTCTTCAACCACATTCGATTCAGTCTCCTGATATCATGCAAACACAAACTTCAAAGAAAGTATCATAGCAGGAGTAACCAACATACTTGAAGATCATGTTCATTGTTACTTTAGTAATATGAAACTATCTTAATCAGATGCATCATTCAATATAGTT
The DNA window shown above is from Musa acuminata AAA Group cultivar baxijiao chromosome BXJ2-4, Cavendish_Baxijiao_AAA, whole genome shotgun sequence and carries:
- the LOC135610986 gene encoding uncharacterized protein LOC135610986; the protein is MPVTRSQAISSKPRSETLAASPPPSSLDALLPSTTTRTHPPMPPPATPPSFLGSGSEIVPSGRVPPCRRSLRLAYLSVAPTGSATSDVAESSVKRRRRSRASSTAGEAEGGDIGCKTCVHRGRNEVLEVRSVAEDAVGGKYMFLRSGAKIFRRGLDQTLLETDKVPVEKLVTDVQCVEEAFEKDKNVDADVVAERLEENTEEERFGSKEKGKGILRVPEPIELQFMKVNLTERKGKDKLVMEEDYFPVYASEFGMDADMINLKDAVEYSQNDDVSVNKRKPQKGKGRIDSRKESDRTRAMELAPKFAFFKPKEDGSLEEEEGHQEIEDLSPDADHDDWPGPFSTAMRIIKERCEKLRARESNSYVKKDETSQLKIPWMPSNNCKPFAQPPPTLRDLCMKVLSDNAEEIESFDGIPDVLKHKLIIMLCHSRKMSPRLIGLLVRGSPTEIRLSDCSWATENLFQEVFSQCNTKCLKVVQLDLCGRCLPDYVLRGTLAQYPHSLPSLTTICLKGAYRLSDDGLNAIIHSAPSLRSVNLSQCSLLTSLGIINVAAKLDTVLTELYVDDCQNVDAMAILPALKKLIHLEVLSVAGIQSVCDKFVHQLIPVCGSHMKELIFARCQKLSSASVKTISAYCSRLCAIDLRNLNRLNDSAIGYLANGCRSLQKLKLRRSAFSDEAIAAFLEASGGSLIELSLNNVEKVAQQTALAISRQCSSTLYSLDLSFCRKLTDEALGLIVDSCSSLRILKLFGCTQATEVFFSGHSNSIVKLIGCKGQLLDEMEIPHFV